ACTCACCCTTCCGAAGCCCCCGAGTCCGCGCTGCGCTCACACATCCGCCGCAGCTCGTCCCAGTCCGGAGCCGCTCCCGGCAGCGGGATCGAGCTGTCCCGCAGGCCGGGCAGCACCAGGGTCAGGTAGCGCGCGCGCAGCTCGGCACGGCGTGGCTCGTCGGTGGAAAGCGGGGGGTTGAGGTGCTTGAACAGCACGAACACGTCCGCGGCCCGCAGGTCGCCGCGCAGTCCCCCCGCGTGCTGCGCCGTAGCGACGAGCTCCTCCACGCACGAGATCATCCGCTCGCGCCACGTGAGGAGTTCCTCCGAGAAACCCTCACAGTCCGCGTGGGGCGGCAGCACGACACCGATTCCGGTGTGCTCCCGCAGGCACCCGTACATGAACCGCTCGAAGGCCTTCCAGGGGTCGGACTCCGCTTCCCGGGCGGATTCCGCCTCGGCGACGATGCGGCTGGTGGCCGCGATCCGGACGCGCTCGGCCAGTTCCCGCTTGTTCGGGTAGCGCCGATAGATGCTGGCGACCCCCACTCCGGCGAGCTCGGCCACCTCGGAGATGGGAGCGGCGAATCCCTGCTGCGCGAACACCTCGCGAGCCGCGTTGATGACGCGCTCGTCGTAGTCCGTCGCGTGCTGCGCTGTGGGCATGGCCACAGCATACCCCGGAACGGAATGATCCGCTCCGGGGCTGTGTTGAGCGGCGCGGAATAACTCGTTCCGGTGAGGAGAGCCATGCCGCCCGAGCCAAGCGCCACGACAGCCCCACCGGTCGCGGAGGGAGCGCGTGGTCGCCGACCACGATCCGGCGGGTCGTTCGCCCTGGCGGGAGCGATTCTCGCGGTGTTCCTGATGGCCTCCACCGCGCCGTCGCCCATGTACGCGATCTACCAGCGCGAGTGGCACTTCTCCAGCACCGTGCTGACGGTGGTCTTCGCCGTGTACATGCTCGGGATACTCGCCGCGCTGGTGCTGTTCGGCTCGCTGTCCGACCACCTGGGCCGCCGCCCGGTGCTGCTCGGCTCGATCGCGCTGGAAGCGATCTCGCTGCTCGTGCTGGCGCTGGCCCCCGGAGTCCGGTGGCTGTGCGTGGGACGCGTGCTGCAGGGGCTGGCCACCGGCGCCGTGACCAGCGCGGTCAGCGCCACGCTGCTGGATTTCCAACCCGGGGGAAGCGGACGCGGACCGCTGGTGAACGGGGTCGCGGCGGCTGGCGGCATGGCCGTGGGGTCGGTGCTGGCCGGAGCGCTGGTCCAGTTCGCCCCCGCGCCGACCGAGCTCAGCTACCTCGTGCTGATCGCCGCGCTGGTGCTCCTGTTCCTGGGGGTGCTGGTGATGCCCGAGCC
This genomic stretch from Actinopolyspora halophila DSM 43834 harbors:
- a CDS encoding TetR/AcrR family transcriptional regulator, translated to MPTAQHATDYDERVINAAREVFAQQGFAAPISEVAELAGVGVASIYRRYPNKRELAERVRIAATSRIVAEAESAREAESDPWKAFERFMYGCLREHTGIGVVLPPHADCEGFSEELLTWRERMISCVEELVATAQHAGGLRGDLRAADVFVLFKHLNPPLSTDEPRRAELRARYLTLVLPGLRDSSIPLPGAAPDWDELRRMCERSADSGASEG